In the genome of Desulfovibrio desulfuricans, one region contains:
- the pheT gene encoding phenylalanine--tRNA ligase subunit beta translates to MLLSLSWLREFTPYEGTAEALGDRLTMLGLELEDISRPYDGISSIVVGHVVSCDNHPESDHLHVCKVDAGQGELLDIVCGAPNVAAGQKVPVALVGTKMPDGMVIKKAKLRGAPSFGMICSERELGLTEDHSGIMVLPQNFVVGKPLVDQLELDREVLDISITPNRADCLSVLGLARETALACNLPLGIPDLPLQLDASGPEVLVPIDIEDPEHCWLYSGRVITGVKIGPSPMRLRHRLHAHGVRPISNIVDVTNYILFECGQPLHSFDMDKLEGGRIVVRRAHDGDKFTTLDGQERVLTAADLCIRDGARAVALAGVMGGLDSEITDASTNVFLESAVFKPATIRKTSRRLGLSSESSYRFERGIDQQRTVWALDRACAMMAAVSGGRVQRGLSISEPCPFKAASIEFRPARADSLLGVHLANDFDEKVLTGMGCNVDKGENSPVWRVSQPSWRPDLTREADLIEEVGRVHGLDTIAPVLPAIARNLDRAGEPESRFGFWSRLKHWGAGLGLNEAVNYSFVGHKDMDHLTLPREGRISIMNPLSAEQDALRTALAPGLLYDLRNNLAQGAQGLRLFELANIFEADAASETTARETGMLGVLLYGTRYDTAWPQAEGDMDYADLKGVVENLLHYLHLDAPACELAAEHPFLLPGVNILVNGRVVGFMGRVKPAMADEYHARKDVWLAELNLETLREMHDAARVRFEPLPVYPPVRRDITVTAGPGLKVADVTAHVRGLKLALLEDVALVDCFEPKVEQGEEPVRNLTFRLTFRHAERTLKDTEVDKEREKVAQSLVSALGVSI, encoded by the coding sequence ATGCTGCTCTCACTTTCATGGCTGCGTGAATTTACTCCGTATGAAGGAACGGCTGAGGCGCTGGGCGACCGCCTGACCATGCTCGGCCTTGAGCTGGAAGACATCAGTCGGCCCTATGATGGCATCAGCTCCATTGTGGTGGGGCATGTGGTTTCGTGCGACAACCATCCGGAATCAGACCACCTGCACGTCTGCAAGGTTGACGCCGGACAAGGCGAGCTGCTTGATATCGTCTGCGGCGCGCCCAACGTGGCTGCCGGGCAGAAGGTTCCTGTGGCGCTTGTGGGCACAAAAATGCCCGACGGCATGGTGATCAAAAAAGCCAAACTGCGCGGCGCGCCCTCCTTTGGCATGATCTGCTCCGAGCGCGAGCTTGGCCTGACCGAAGACCACTCCGGCATCATGGTGCTGCCCCAGAACTTTGTGGTGGGCAAGCCCCTGGTGGATCAGCTGGAGCTGGACCGCGAAGTGCTGGATATCTCCATCACGCCCAACCGTGCCGACTGCCTTTCGGTGCTCGGCCTTGCGCGCGAGACGGCCCTCGCCTGCAACCTGCCCCTCGGCATCCCCGATCTGCCGCTGCAGCTCGACGCCTCCGGGCCGGAAGTGCTGGTACCCATTGATATCGAAGACCCCGAGCACTGCTGGCTGTATTCTGGCCGCGTCATTACGGGCGTAAAAATCGGGCCTTCGCCCATGCGTCTGCGTCACCGACTGCATGCCCATGGCGTGCGCCCCATTTCCAACATTGTGGACGTGACCAACTATATCCTTTTTGAGTGCGGGCAACCCTTGCACTCCTTTGACATGGACAAGCTGGAAGGCGGCCGCATCGTGGTGCGCCGCGCCCACGACGGCGACAAGTTCACCACTCTCGACGGGCAGGAGCGCGTGCTTACCGCCGCCGACCTCTGCATCCGCGATGGCGCGCGCGCCGTGGCTCTGGCTGGCGTCATGGGCGGCCTGGACAGCGAAATTACCGACGCCAGCACCAACGTGTTTCTGGAAAGCGCGGTCTTCAAACCTGCGACCATCCGCAAGACTTCGCGTCGGCTGGGGCTTTCGTCCGAGTCCTCGTACCGCTTTGAACGCGGCATCGACCAGCAGCGTACCGTGTGGGCGCTCGACCGCGCCTGCGCCATGATGGCCGCCGTCAGCGGCGGGCGCGTGCAGCGCGGCCTTTCCATCAGCGAGCCTTGCCCCTTCAAGGCGGCAAGCATCGAATTCCGTCCTGCCCGTGCCGACTCCCTGCTGGGCGTGCACCTCGCCAACGACTTTGACGAAAAGGTGCTCACCGGCATGGGCTGCAACGTGGACAAGGGCGAAAACAGCCCTGTGTGGCGCGTCAGCCAGCCCTCGTGGCGTCCCGACCTCACCCGCGAGGCCGACCTTATTGAAGAAGTGGGCCGCGTGCACGGGCTGGACACCATCGCGCCTGTGTTGCCCGCCATTGCCCGCAACCTTGACCGCGCCGGCGAGCCGGAATCGCGCTTTGGCTTCTGGTCGCGCCTCAAGCACTGGGGCGCTGGCCTGGGTCTCAATGAAGCCGTGAACTACAGCTTTGTGGGCCACAAGGACATGGATCACCTCACCCTGCCGCGCGAGGGGCGCATCTCCATCATGAATCCCCTTTCGGCGGAGCAGGATGCCCTGCGCACCGCGCTGGCCCCCGGCCTGCTGTACGACCTGCGCAACAACCTTGCCCAAGGCGCTCAGGGGCTGCGGCTGTTTGAACTGGCCAACATCTTTGAGGCCGACGCCGCTTCCGAAACCACCGCCCGCGAAACAGGCATGCTGGGCGTGCTGCTCTACGGCACGCGCTACGACACGGCCTGGCCCCAGGCCGAGGGCGACATGGACTACGCCGACCTCAAGGGCGTGGTGGAAAACCTGCTGCACTACCTGCATCTTGATGCGCCCGCCTGCGAGCTGGCAGCGGAGCATCCCTTTTTGCTGCCCGGCGTCAACATACTGGTCAATGGACGCGTCGTGGGCTTTATGGGCCGGGTAAAACCCGCCATGGCCGACGAATACCACGCCCGCAAGGACGTGTGGCTGGCCGAGCTGAATCTGGAAACCCTGCGCGAGATGCACGATGCGGCCAGGGTGCGTTTTGAACCGCTGCCCGTGTATCCGCCTGTGCGGCGCGACATCACAGTCACCGCCGGACCGGGCCTCAAGGTTGCCGACGTCACGGCCCATGTGCGGGGCCTCAAGCTTGCCCTGCTGGAAGACGTGGCCCTGGTGGACTGCTTTGAACCCAAGGTGGAGCAGGGCGAAGAGCCCGTGCGCAACCTTACCTTCCGTCTTACTTTCCGCCATGCGGAGCGCACCCTCAAGGATACGGAAGTGGACAAGGAACGGGAGAAGGTGGCACAGTCTCTGGTGAGCGCTCTGGGCGTCAGTATCTAG